Below is a genomic region from Paraburkholderia sp. BL23I1N1.
TGCCGCGTGATGGTGGGAATGAACACCTGTGCGGCCGGTCCCATCAGCGCGAGCGCGATCGTCGCGAAGCGTTCAGCCGCGCCGAAATAGCCAACCTGATCGGGCGTGGACAACAACGTCAACAGGTAGGTGGACGATGCCGTGAATACGACCGACCCGGACGAGTAAAGGAAAAGCATCGTCGAATTTCGCACGAGAGGAACGATGCCTGCCAACCTGAGACGCGGCCAGCCCAGTTGATAGATCGTGAGCCCGTAGGAAACGATCGAGGACGCCACACCCGCGATCAGAAGACTCGCAAGCACCCATACCGCGTCATCGGGTCCTTTTACGAGCGTCAAGACCAGCACAAGACTCAGGAGAAAGCCAAACACCTCGATGATGATCGGGGTTCGAAACTGATGACGCCCCTGAAACAGCCAACCGAGGTTCATGCCGGACACGATCCCCAGCAGCGTAGCCAGCACACCGATCAGAGGACGTTCGGACATGACAGGCGAACACAGCGTGGCAACCACGCCTATGCATCCACCCACCACGCCATGCACAATGCGCGCGCTCACATGCAACGAGAAGATGTCGTTGCATTCTTGCTCCGATTGCGCTTTCGATACGTCGCGCATGCCGACGGGGCTAAAGCCGTAGTTAACGAGCATCCATATCACGTTCATGAGCGACATCGACGCCAGTACCCGACCGTACCCGGCTACACCGAGCATCCTGCCGTAAAACGGCACCACGATGATGAGGTACACGTACCTCATCAAATAGCCACCGTAGACAAACCCGATAATCCGAACGCTCTTTCGTCTATCCATGCCGCCCTCCATGCACGCGTTCTGGACTTCAGCGCCCAGCCACGCGACGGCGGGCAAGCGGGTTGGCGATATACCGCACCACAAAGTCAGAAAGTGGCGAGTAAGGGACGAGACACAGACTCGACAGGACAAGCGCGCCGAGCTTTTTCTTACGACTCCAGAATGGATTCGCAACGATGGTGTGCAAATAGTGACGAGAATCCCGCATCATCCAGCGCCACCGGTTTTGGAGCGTCGCCCGATAGACGCCTGAACAGAAGCGAGCCTTCTCGAGTGCAAAATCGTGAAAAGTGGGCGCAAGCTCCATCTGGAGCCGGGTCCTTGCGATATTCCGCAAGATTGCCCATCTCAGGTTGACGGCTTCCGGCGCTCTGTTGAGCTGCTCCGAGTTTGCGAACGACACCGTCGCGCTGCCCGCGTTATGCACGCGGTAACCCCCCAACGACTTTCGCACCGCGGCGACACGACCTACCAGTGCCGCGCCGTAGATCGCGTAGAAGTCCGCGCCGTAGCGATTGATGTCCGCTTCCGGAACCGGAAAAATGCGTCTGAGTGCGCTCACCCTGTATGCGTTACCCGAGGCAGGCGGCGACGGATAGAGCCAGCCGCCCAGCAACAGCTTTCCGCAATCCGCGGGGGGCTCGACGTGGGGCACATAAGCGCCCGTCAGCGCACCCGTGCTATCCATGACGTCCAGGCGAAACTGCACCTTTGTCCAATCACCGGTTGCAAAGCGCCGCATCACTTCGGAGACCGCCCCCGGATACAGGACATCGTCGGAATCGAGGAAAATCACATATTCCGTTGCAAGCACCTCGATCGCCTGGTTGTAAGCGGACACCTGGCCGCCGTTTTCCTTGAGTATCGATGAGACGCGTGCCCCGAACTTCTCGATGATCGCGCGCGACCCGTCGGTCGAGCCATCGTCGATGACCACGACATGCGTCGCCGGATAGTCCTGCGCGAGCGCCGATTCGATCGCCATGGCCAGATAACGCTCGTAGTTGTAATTGCAGATCACAACAGTGACGTGGTTCATGATATTTCGACGCCATCCAAAGGTTCGATCAATCGAGATTCGACGACCGTGAAACGACCGACACATGCTGCAAGCACTCAAATGCACACGCGTTGAGGAGCACCTTGAGTGATCCGATTCGCTACGCGACTCCACGAACAACGACATAGGCAAGGTGCTTAGGCGGCTTGTTGTCGGCCCCATTGACTCGATCCGGCACCTTGAAGCGAACCTTCAGGCTCTGGTCGTTCCACGCCAGGGCAACGTCGTCGCGGGCACTTGCCGTACCGTTCAGCGCGTCGATGAAATCCACTCGTGCATTACCTGAAGACGGCGGTTTGAGTCCGCCAACGGTGACCGATTGCCAACCGGGATCCGCGCTGACCTGCATCACGACGTCATGGCCAGAAAGCAATGCACTTCCAGAGGCGCCTGGATCGAATTGCAACGGTTTCGAAAAACTTGCTAACGATCCGTTCGCCGTCCGATTCAGAACGACCAGGCTTCGCCCGGATACGTTGTAAGTCCGCGTGGGCGGGCCACGATGCGTCAGACGGAAAGGTTCATAACCATCCCAGTGGTAAACCATGGACAGATATTTGTTCGGGTCGTCCCAGTTTCTGTCGAGCGCCCACACCGCAAAGTCGAAGAAATAGCGCGGCAAATAGTGCGGATCCTTCATGTACCCGTCACCGATTTCCGTTTGCCAGATACCTCGCGCGGGCCCGTTCCTGACGTACTGCTGATACAGGGAATCCAGATCGGCGACGGGGAGATAGTGCGTGTCGATGTAATCGACCCAATCCAGCATCCGCTCCTTCAGCACCGGGCTCCTGTACTCAAGCCATCTCCGGAAGTTGTCGAGGCCGCCCTGGTCCGGCCATCCACCGTAGACAACGTACGCGTGATAACGGCGGATGATGCGCGCAGCCGGAATATGAATGCGCTCGACGTAATCCTGCATGGCGCGCTCGTACGGCTTCGAGCTCTTTTCGTTCCCATCGGCATCCGGGCCATGCCAGAATGTCGCTTGAGCCAGTCCGCCCGACAACCTGCCCGCTGCTTCATTCCAGATCTGGAAATGGCGCAGGTTATAAGGCGGTGCGGAGTACGTACGAACTACTGCATCGACATATCGCTCCCACACCTCCACGTCCATCGGCGCTGAATTGGGGTCACCCGGCACGCTCGCGTTCCACCCCGGCGTATAGCCGAGTTGCAGGAGCGAGCCGATTCCATTGCGGTCATTCGCGATCAAGGCTGGCGGCAATTCGCTATCGAACGCAGAACTGGTCTTGTCGATGCGCATGACGTCTTGTGGCCCATCCGGCTGGCCAGGGCCAACCGAGCCTCGCCCCCAACTGATACCCATTGCACGCCACATCTGAACATCGCTGGCCGCGCCAGCCCAACCATTCGAGCCGATCAATTCCGTCATCCTGCGACCACGCACGCTCAAGGACCGCGACTCGGACGTCAATGACAGCGCAGTCTTGCTACTTGCGAGCGGTATCACCGCTCCCGCGAGTGCGGCGAGTGTGCGCAACGCCCGCCGTCTGCCGGCAACGCTCGAGACTCGGTCCATTCGCCTGGCCACGAACATGAACTAGCCCACCGACGCGCTGGGCGCCAGGTCCGACAAGCGCCCCCCGGCATGGCCGTACAGAACCTGCAGCACCTTGCTCGCGGAGTATTCCCAGCGAAACTCACGCGCGTGGGCCACGCCAATTGTTCGGTAACGCTGCCGCAGTTCCGCATCGGCCATCATGCGGGAAATCTTCGCCGCGATATCGTCCGCCGAGGTCGCGTCGCAATACATGGCGGCGTCGCCGCACGCTTCCGGTATCGAGGTCCGCGAAGAAGCGATCACCGGACAACCGCAGTACATCGCTTCGAGAGGCGGCAGTCCAAACCCTTCGTACAAGGAGGGAAAGACTAGGCAAGCCGCGTTCTCATACAGCGATTTCAACTCGCCATCCGACACAAAACCCGCCCAGACAATCTGGTTGGAATGGGTCCGAAGCTCCATTTCCTCGCTATTGAAGATGCATTGATTTCGACCGCCAACAATGACGAACTTCACGTCCTTCAAATGCCCAAGCCTATCGGTCGCATCCAGAACACGTTGCAGATTCTTTCGTGGATCAAGGCTGCCGACAACGACGCAGTACGCGTCTTTTACAAGGTTCAAACGCCTCATGACGGCCGGATTCGATATGACCCGGTCCAGATGATCCGCACCGGGCGTTATAACCGTGACACGCGACTCATCAACCTTCAGGTGATGGCAGATCCGCATCTTCGAGTGGGCGGAGACCGTCAGAATCATCGGCTCCGTTCGCCGCAGCATCGCGAAGCAAACGCGGTACCAGAGCCGGAACTTCCTGGAGAAGCCTTGCGGTACATCGTAGATCGCCATGTCATGAACCATCACGACTTGCCCACGCTTGAAAAGCGGATTGGTATTGCACAGATTGAGAAGCGTCATTCCTCTCGCTGCAATGGGCAGCGTGATCTGCTCCCAAAGCGTGCCGCGCAGCCACGGGAAGCACCGTTTCCGCTTGAGGGACGTGCCGGGCTCGACTACGTTTTGAGGCACGAAAACGTCCAGTTCGCCTCCAGGCGTTGCGCTCATCTGCATGGCCCGGGTGAGTTCGTACGCCACACGTTGAACGCCGGTCACGGCCTGAGAGGTGAACTTTCCGTTAATTGCAAAGGACATCGGCTTCTCCGTTTGACGGCGTCACGCAACATCTGGCCGAAAATCACCTGCGGCCGGCACGATCAATGCGTTGCTTCGAGATCGCC
It encodes:
- a CDS encoding lipopolysaccharide biosynthesis protein, translating into MDRRKSVRIIGFVYGGYLMRYVYLIIVVPFYGRMLGVAGYGRVLASMSLMNVIWMLVNYGFSPVGMRDVSKAQSEQECNDIFSLHVSARIVHGVVGGCIGVVATLCSPVMSERPLIGVLATLLGIVSGMNLGWLFQGRHQFRTPIIIEVFGFLLSLVLVLTLVKGPDDAVWVLASLLIAGVASSIVSYGLTIYQLGWPRLRLAGIVPLVRNSTMLFLYSSGSVVFTASSTYLLTLLSTPDQVGYFGAAERFATIALALMGPAAQVFIPTITRQLAQGDVQGAHETTRRGATLLMGYGLLIFCGALALSPFVLPLILGASFEPSAHVLQIFAWMFPFAAFNEFVAGYVFVPRRKDRLLAAVGIASGVINLVAALVLAPLYGAIGIALARVIGEAMLSVMLMGVVIRLELVGLVPGGERALGMIRGACGFRPPTRAAKDE
- a CDS encoding glycosyltransferase family A protein; its protein translation is MNHVTVVICNYNYERYLAMAIESALAQDYPATHVVVIDDGSTDGSRAIIEKFGARVSSILKENGGQVSAYNQAIEVLATEYVIFLDSDDVLYPGAVSEVMRRFATGDWTKVQFRLDVMDSTGALTGAYVPHVEPPADCGKLLLGGWLYPSPPASGNAYRVSALRRIFPVPEADINRYGADFYAIYGAALVGRVAAVRKSLGGYRVHNAGSATVSFANSEQLNRAPEAVNLRWAILRNIARTRLQMELAPTFHDFALEKARFCSGVYRATLQNRWRWMMRDSRHYLHTIVANPFWSRKKKLGALVLSSLCLVPYSPLSDFVVRYIANPLARRRVAGR
- a CDS encoding glycosyltransferase family 1 protein; its protein translation is MSFAINGKFTSQAVTGVQRVAYELTRAMQMSATPGGELDVFVPQNVVEPGTSLKRKRCFPWLRGTLWEQITLPIAARGMTLLNLCNTNPLFKRGQVVMVHDMAIYDVPQGFSRKFRLWYRVCFAMLRRTEPMILTVSAHSKMRICHHLKVDESRVTVITPGADHLDRVISNPAVMRRLNLVKDAYCVVVGSLDPRKNLQRVLDATDRLGHLKDVKFVIVGGRNQCIFNSEEMELRTHSNQIVWAGFVSDGELKSLYENAACLVFPSLYEGFGLPPLEAMYCGCPVIASSRTSIPEACGDAAMYCDATSADDIAAKISRMMADAELRQRYRTIGVAHAREFRWEYSASKVLQVLYGHAGGRLSDLAPSASVG